The proteins below come from a single Pradoshia eiseniae genomic window:
- a CDS encoding conserved virulence factor C family protein yields MKILSIEPTPSPNTMKVILDEELPMGKSTNYKKDAAETAPPFIKDILQIEGVKGVYHVADFLAVERNAKYDWPALLMQVRTIFGDGDQQSGLSQLATGQGFGEVKVQIQMFKGIPIQIKANSDLEEKRWSMPDEFLHAFKQAQFGTDNAVLIRKWSDYGSRYGNLDQIGQEVMDELLATYPAERLDQLVKDAKNSKSESIEIRRVQRKKLTAEDLDHPDWRERFKALDLMEDPTIDDIPLLDKALQDEKASIRRLAVVYLGMIEDTQVLPYLYKGLKDKSVTVRRTAGDCLSDLGYPEAIPAQMEALKDSSKLVRWRAAMYLYEVGDESALPALREAEDDEEFEVALQVKMAIERIEKGEEALGSVWKQMTEARKGK; encoded by the coding sequence ATGAAAATATTATCTATTGAACCAACACCAAGCCCGAACACAATGAAGGTCATACTCGATGAAGAGCTGCCAATGGGCAAAAGCACAAATTACAAAAAGGATGCGGCTGAGACAGCCCCGCCTTTTATCAAAGATATCCTGCAGATTGAAGGGGTCAAGGGCGTTTATCATGTCGCTGACTTTCTCGCGGTCGAACGGAATGCGAAATATGATTGGCCAGCCCTGTTGATGCAGGTGAGAACGATTTTTGGCGATGGCGACCAGCAGAGCGGATTGAGCCAATTAGCAACTGGACAAGGATTTGGAGAAGTGAAGGTCCAAATCCAGATGTTCAAGGGAATTCCGATTCAAATTAAGGCAAACAGCGATCTTGAGGAAAAGAGATGGTCCATGCCTGATGAGTTCCTTCATGCGTTCAAGCAAGCTCAGTTTGGCACGGACAATGCGGTCTTAATCCGAAAGTGGAGTGATTATGGCAGCAGGTACGGCAATTTGGATCAGATTGGCCAGGAGGTCATGGATGAACTGCTAGCGACATATCCGGCTGAGCGCCTGGATCAGCTTGTTAAGGATGCAAAGAATTCAAAAAGCGAAAGCATTGAAATCAGAAGGGTGCAAAGAAAGAAGCTGACAGCAGAGGACTTAGATCATCCGGATTGGCGGGAACGCTTTAAAGCGTTAGATTTGATGGAGGATCCGACCATTGATGATATTCCGCTCCTTGATAAAGCTCTTCAGGATGAGAAAGCCTCCATCCGACGGCTCGCAGTTGTTTATCTTGGGATGATAGAAGATACACAAGTCCTTCCATACTTGTATAAGGGGTTGAAGGATAAGAGTGTGACAGTAAGAAGAACGGCTGGTGACTGTCTGTCCGATTTGGGCTACCCGGAAGCAATACCTGCACAGATGGAAGCACTCAAAGATTCTAGCAAGCTCGTACGCTGGAGAGCGGCGATGTATTTGTATGAGGTAGGGGATGAATCCGCCTTGCCAGCTCTCCGTGAAGCAGAGGATGACGAGGAGTTTGAGGTGGCCTTGCAGGTGAAGATGGCCATTGAACGGATAGAAAAAGGCGAAGAAGCGCTAGGTTCTGTATGGAAGCAAATGACCGAGGCGCGAAAAGGGAAATAA